A genomic stretch from Sphingobacterium sp. ML3W includes:
- a CDS encoding nuclear transport factor 2 family protein produces the protein MKTAILILSVLMMTVNVNAQTVSLKDAQSYLDEFKKHIEIPQDYKFQTASKVNMDNTPAYLFRFEKSSNNGLKGEHYSFVISEKDKQILGFTNMDKKYSNTKMLLKPEAEKIAKDFLLKLDKSLANALQNLWIETHDEEIYVNEKKTTIAGMKYKCFRASQNDYAWVIVGFDGSIITFERNIKWNNDEHKRITEKWLHDNWLVENNLDFLNTSTDEQTLRKLVEETFANGALNKLNLEEMPRGFHPDFSILIAKENNLFRLPLRNWMKVVEEYKSNPEKVSSGIRNLDYTIDILGITENTAVVKTQFFRDKKLIITDYLSYIKYPDGWKAVAKISNEHIVNPLQLNL, from the coding sequence ATGAAAACAGCAATTTTGATTTTAAGCGTATTGATGATGACAGTAAATGTAAATGCACAGACAGTATCTTTAAAAGATGCTCAGTCCTATTTAGATGAATTTAAAAAGCATATTGAAATCCCCCAAGACTACAAGTTTCAAACTGCAAGTAAGGTTAATATGGATAATACCCCGGCTTATTTATTCCGCTTTGAGAAATCGTCCAATAACGGTCTAAAAGGAGAGCATTATTCATTTGTAATTTCAGAAAAAGATAAACAGATTTTGGGTTTTACGAATATGGATAAAAAGTATTCCAATACAAAAATGCTATTAAAGCCGGAAGCAGAAAAAATAGCAAAAGACTTTCTATTGAAGTTGGATAAATCATTAGCCAATGCTCTACAAAACCTTTGGATAGAAACACATGATGAAGAAATTTACGTTAACGAAAAGAAAACAACCATAGCGGGAATGAAGTACAAATGTTTTCGAGCTTCGCAAAATGATTATGCGTGGGTAATTGTCGGCTTTGACGGCTCCATAATTACATTTGAACGTAACATAAAGTGGAATAACGACGAACATAAACGCATTACAGAGAAATGGTTGCACGATAACTGGTTGGTTGAAAATAATCTGGATTTTTTAAACACATCAACAGACGAACAAACGCTAAGAAAACTCGTGGAGGAAACCTTCGCAAACGGAGCTTTGAATAAACTGAACTTAGAGGAAATGCCTCGAGGATTTCACCCGGATTTTTCTATCCTCATAGCCAAAGAAAATAACCTTTTCCGTCTTCCGCTGCGTAACTGGATGAAAGTTGTAGAAGAATACAAAAGCAATCCCGAAAAGGTAAGCTCTGGAATTAGAAATCTTGATTACACCATTGATATTTTAGGAATCACCGAAAATACTGCAGTCGTAAAAACACAATTTTTCAGAGATAAAAAACTCATTATTACGGATTACCTATCCTACATTAAATATCCCGACGGCTGGAAAGCCGTTGCAAAAATTTCTAATGAACATATTGTAAATCCATTACAGCTTAATCTTTAA
- a CDS encoding sigma-70 family RNA polymerase sigma factor, which translates to MALQIDTSILMRVAEGDEVAFKVLFDTYRPNIYTTALRVTNNEWMAEDIVQDTFVKVWIHRQQIPAIANFETWLYVLSKNIALDIIKKKAHYKTYSQEEAKNALLRVYPEADYLTQDKDFKRLLDEAIERLPAKQKETYRLIREQYLKREEAAEILQVSPETVKSNLDQAMKSIRAYCTAHMNDIPLVLLLHFFLKHF; encoded by the coding sequence ATGGCTTTGCAAATAGATACATCTATTTTGATGCGTGTTGCTGAAGGAGATGAGGTAGCCTTCAAAGTGCTGTTTGATACCTATCGCCCAAATATTTATACAACCGCCTTGCGCGTTACCAACAACGAATGGATGGCCGAAGATATCGTTCAGGATACCTTCGTTAAAGTATGGATTCATCGGCAGCAGATTCCCGCAATTGCTAATTTTGAAACCTGGCTTTATGTGCTATCCAAAAATATCGCCCTGGATATCATTAAAAAGAAAGCACACTATAAAACTTATTCGCAGGAGGAAGCCAAAAACGCTTTACTTCGCGTTTATCCGGAAGCGGATTATTTGACTCAGGATAAAGATTTCAAGCGTTTGCTGGACGAGGCAATCGAACGGCTTCCGGCAAAACAAAAAGAGACCTATCGATTGATCCGAGAACAATATCTAAAGCGTGAAGAAGCAGCCGAAATACTTCAGGTGTCGCCTGAGACAGTTAAGTCCAACCTTGATCAAGCAATGAAAAGTATCCGTGCGTATTGTACTGCTCATATGAATGATATACCGCTGGTCCTGCTACTTCATTTTTTCTTAAAACATTTTTAA
- a CDS encoding thioredoxin family protein, which translates to MYKTIILFSLVFSCLFSCTQKTQTISMYFPHFTGKKYDFIIFQGGHPKTIYQGTIPQDGKFVLTIPKEYAPYTGMSRWLITGTTEGGGLDMFIPGTDFSVSCESSQPNESNIIYADNGKNKEFNRLYSSSNDILERYRQALSSAATDELGKQKEAYASLSKGLSAQGDYISQLTQICNVEAGFGTHLLEKEHERAANVADFIRDQLNWETLYTSGHWNAVIDSWLYSRIDVLKDPTRFTSDFQKIASRIKSPLIFTELAQDIASRLVQRGDDDYIGYIAKTVVSSGKITAFDGPLAFYIKGTVGSVAPDLVFKTGTSSKSNKMKKRTISINASGKDFVRTILIFYQSDDPNSMETLKQLSTKYKTIKASGTRVIALSADSEEKIFNSKIHSFPWLDTYCDYQGVKGENFQSYGITGVPTLFLIDAEGKILSRGGSINF; encoded by the coding sequence ATGTATAAAACAATTATATTATTTAGTTTAGTCTTTTCTTGCCTGTTTTCTTGTACGCAGAAAACACAAACTATCAGTATGTATTTTCCTCATTTCACGGGCAAAAAATATGATTTTATTATTTTCCAGGGGGGACATCCCAAGACTATATACCAAGGCACTATTCCACAGGATGGTAAATTCGTATTAACTATTCCCAAAGAATATGCACCTTACACGGGGATGAGTAGATGGCTAATTACTGGGACGACGGAAGGGGGTGGCTTAGATATGTTTATCCCTGGTACGGACTTTTCTGTAAGCTGTGAATCGTCACAGCCAAATGAAAGTAACATTATATATGCTGACAATGGTAAAAATAAAGAGTTCAATAGATTATACAGTTCCAGCAATGATATTCTTGAACGTTATAGACAAGCGCTAAGTTCAGCAGCAACAGATGAGCTCGGGAAGCAAAAAGAAGCCTATGCCAGCTTGTCTAAAGGTCTAAGTGCACAGGGAGATTATATTAGTCAGTTGACACAGATTTGTAATGTTGAGGCTGGATTTGGGACCCATTTGCTGGAAAAAGAGCACGAAAGAGCAGCGAATGTAGCTGATTTTATTCGTGATCAGCTCAATTGGGAGACCTTGTATACCTCGGGGCATTGGAATGCAGTAATCGATTCTTGGTTATATAGTCGTATTGACGTACTGAAAGATCCGACTCGATTTACTTCGGATTTTCAAAAAATAGCTTCACGAATAAAATCTCCTTTGATTTTTACCGAACTAGCACAGGACATTGCTAGCCGCTTGGTTCAGCGGGGTGATGATGATTATATAGGATATATTGCCAAGACAGTTGTTTCGTCCGGTAAGATTACAGCCTTTGATGGGCCATTGGCCTTTTACATAAAAGGTACGGTAGGTTCTGTTGCTCCCGATCTTGTTTTCAAAACAGGGACAAGTTCCAAAAGCAATAAAATGAAGAAAAGAACGATAAGTATAAATGCTTCTGGGAAGGATTTTGTACGTACGATACTTATATTTTATCAATCTGACGATCCAAATAGTATGGAAACGCTAAAACAACTATCGACGAAATATAAGACGATTAAGGCTTCAGGTACGCGTGTCATAGCGCTTTCGGCAGACTCGGAAGAGAAGATATTCAATAGTAAGATTCACAGCTTTCCATGGTTAGATACCTACTGTGATTATCAAGGTGTAAAGGGGGAGAACTTTCAAAGTTATGGTATTACCGGGGTTCCTACGCTTTTCCTTATCGATGCTGAAGGAAAAATCCTTTCCCGTGGCGGTTCAATTAACTTCTAA
- a CDS encoding isochorismatase family cysteine hydrolase gives MNYLQAQTKEKSALILIETQNEWMHRDGKLYRALVKDKEMMHNSIANIEKALDYARKNNIEVVHVGLRFEKGYPELANGKSGLRKAIPLAGTFPINEFGSQFYEAVKPNDGEFVVTGRVGASGFTGSNLDVYLRNNKIENLYLVGYATHVCVESTLRDAHEKGYNTFLISDGTSAFNRTQQDYVLSEVVHHFGDHLTTKEFMNK, from the coding sequence ATGAATTACCTACAGGCACAAACAAAAGAAAAATCAGCACTTATCCTTATCGAAACACAAAACGAATGGATGCACAGAGACGGAAAATTGTATAGGGCTTTGGTAAAAGACAAGGAAATGATGCACAATTCAATCGCTAACATTGAAAAGGCATTAGACTATGCAAGAAAGAACAACATTGAGGTTGTCCACGTTGGGTTGCGGTTTGAAAAAGGCTATCCCGAATTAGCGAATGGAAAAAGTGGCTTGCGGAAAGCGATACCACTAGCAGGAACTTTCCCAATAAATGAATTTGGCTCACAGTTTTATGAAGCGGTAAAACCTAATGACGGTGAATTTGTGGTTACCGGACGAGTTGGCGCAAGCGGTTTTACGGGATCGAATTTAGACGTATATCTGCGAAACAACAAGATTGAAAATCTGTATTTGGTGGGTTATGCTACTCACGTTTGTGTAGAAAGTACCCTGCGTGATGCCCACGAAAAGGGGTACAATACTTTTTTGATTTCCGACGGAACTTCTGCATTCAACCGTACGCAACAGGATTATGTTTTAAGCGAAGTTGTTCACCACTTTGGTGACCACTTGACAACCAAAGAATTTATGAATAAGTAA
- a CDS encoding polysaccharide biosynthesis tyrosine autokinase encodes MKIEQYTQTQKDKTINILDVLRHLLYHWKWFALSILVFGAYYYYQYAKSPFIYRSYETIIIKTPLNTPRTARISRTSEAYSSISVASEILQLKSKELMRQTVTRIGAEMSYTVRAGLRRKELYKESPVRVIVPQAKPEDSFSFTVTLLGNKDIILTNWSRGEGIGEIRAVLDKPVNTPVGQVIIQSTEGFGKIYMDQEIKVEKYALESMVNYFVSALSITQMEEEASLLQIVAEDTNPTRATELIAEMVNVYNEVALQDKNQIGINTANFIKNRLAIIEQELGSVESSIEDLRTQNQGMDVARVGEAYFEDTRLYQSERTKVETDINLAQMMRGYLADGSKKNELIPNNTGLVDASVESQINDYNTTLLRRNRLIEGSSDANPVVQDLDRALGAMRGNIGRAVDNTIDGLNIKARNMKKEEYAARGKAMQVPQKQRVMLSVERQQKVKEELYLYLLNKREENAINQAMTEDNIRIIDPAIVSTVPIAPSKIRKIGLGMGIGFILPAIIILTFSILDTKVRRRQDVEDAIDVPLLGEIPLVKTKRSNQGDILVNNTGRDALTEAFRILRTNISFMSREGKQPRVISLTSFIPGVGKTFTSLNLSDTLSFLGKKIAVVDLDLRKGTLSKRVGIKEGTGVSHYLSDVNVTLDDIIHRNLRIENVDYVPIGSEAPNPVELLLSKRLDQLITDLKERYDYIIIDGVPMGIVADATVIDRISDLTLFVIRAGKMDKRQLPELQKIYEEKRLSNLALILNGLKLGQSGYGYGYGYGYGHGYGYGNEESRNILARFTRSIGDVFGRKRK; translated from the coding sequence ATGAAAATAGAACAATATACCCAAACACAAAAAGACAAAACAATCAATATTTTAGACGTTTTAAGACATCTGTTGTACCATTGGAAATGGTTTGCTTTATCCATTCTCGTATTTGGCGCTTACTACTATTATCAATATGCCAAATCCCCTTTTATCTATCGTAGTTACGAAACGATTATTATAAAGACACCGTTGAATACGCCCAGGACTGCCCGCATCTCCCGGACGAGTGAGGCTTACAGTTCCATCAGTGTGGCAAGTGAGATCCTCCAACTAAAGTCCAAGGAGTTAATGCGTCAGACCGTTACCCGCATAGGGGCCGAAATGAGCTATACCGTTAGAGCGGGATTGCGCCGGAAAGAACTTTATAAGGAAAGTCCGGTACGAGTCATTGTTCCCCAGGCAAAGCCAGAAGATTCCTTTTCTTTTACGGTCACCCTACTAGGGAACAAAGACATCATTCTCACCAATTGGAGTAGGGGGGAGGGGATAGGTGAGATCAGAGCAGTATTAGATAAACCCGTCAATACCCCAGTTGGACAGGTGATCATACAGTCGACGGAGGGATTTGGTAAGATCTATATGGATCAGGAAATCAAAGTCGAAAAATACGCGCTGGAAAGCATGGTCAATTATTTTGTGTCGGCCCTATCGATCACTCAAATGGAGGAAGAAGCTTCCTTGTTGCAGATTGTAGCCGAAGATACCAATCCCACACGGGCTACTGAACTGATTGCAGAGATGGTAAATGTGTACAATGAAGTTGCCCTGCAAGATAAAAATCAGATTGGTATCAATACGGCTAATTTTATCAAGAACCGGCTGGCGATTATCGAACAGGAGCTGGGATCTGTTGAATCGAGTATCGAAGATTTACGGACACAAAACCAGGGGATGGATGTTGCCAGAGTCGGGGAGGCCTATTTTGAAGATACGAGATTGTATCAATCCGAGCGCACTAAGGTCGAAACCGATATTAATCTTGCCCAAATGATGCGTGGTTATCTAGCCGATGGAAGCAAAAAAAATGAATTGATCCCCAACAATACGGGTCTGGTCGATGCCAGTGTCGAATCGCAGATCAACGACTACAATACGACACTCCTTAGACGTAATCGTTTGATAGAAGGGAGTAGTGACGCCAATCCCGTGGTACAAGATCTGGACAGAGCCCTGGGTGCAATGCGAGGCAATATTGGAAGAGCTGTAGATAATACCATAGATGGTTTAAATATTAAGGCCCGGAATATGAAGAAGGAGGAGTATGCCGCGCGAGGCAAAGCCATGCAGGTGCCACAAAAACAACGCGTAATGTTGTCTGTAGAGCGGCAGCAAAAGGTAAAAGAGGAGCTCTATCTTTATCTTTTGAACAAGCGTGAGGAGAATGCTATTAACCAAGCGATGACCGAAGATAACATCAGGATTATTGACCCAGCGATCGTATCAACCGTGCCGATCGCCCCAAGTAAAATAAGAAAAATTGGCTTAGGAATGGGGATCGGATTCATTCTACCAGCCATTATTATATTGACATTTTCCATTCTCGATACCAAGGTAAGGCGCCGCCAAGATGTTGAAGATGCAATTGATGTACCGTTATTGGGAGAGATACCATTAGTCAAAACCAAACGGTCAAATCAAGGCGATATTTTGGTGAATAACACCGGCAGGGATGCCCTGACAGAAGCTTTCCGTATCCTCCGTACAAATATTAGCTTTATGTCGAGAGAAGGGAAGCAGCCAAGGGTTATTTCATTGACATCATTTATCCCCGGAGTCGGTAAAACATTTACCTCCTTGAATCTTTCAGACACATTATCCTTTTTGGGCAAAAAAATAGCTGTCGTCGATCTTGACTTACGAAAAGGAACGCTGAGTAAACGGGTAGGTATTAAAGAAGGAACGGGTGTGAGCCATTATCTATCCGATGTAAATGTCACTTTGGATGATATTATTCATCGCAACCTGCGTATCGAAAATGTTGACTATGTACCTATCGGAAGCGAAGCACCCAATCCTGTAGAACTATTGCTCAGTAAAAGGCTTGACCAACTGATCACTGATCTAAAAGAGCGATATGATTATATTATTATTGATGGAGTACCTATGGGAATAGTTGCAGATGCTACCGTGATAGATCGGATTTCGGATTTGACATTGTTTGTGATCCGTGCCGGGAAAATGGATAAGCGCCAGCTCCCAGAACTGCAGAAAATCTATGAGGAAAAAAGGCTGTCAAATCTCGCTTTAATCCTCAATGGACTTAAATTGGGACAGTCTGGCTACGGCTATGGATACGGCTATGGCTATGGACATGGCTATGGGTATGGTAATGAGGAAAGTCGAAATATTTTGGCGAGGTTCACTAGGTCCATCGGTGATGTATTTGGTAGAAAGAGAAAATGA
- a CDS encoding MerR family transcriptional regulator yields the protein MSESKTNSDLSFDFDFLDKLVVGIGEVSQITGIPPRQIRYWEEKGIIISLTEEEGKNRRYNYENIKKMLLIKELLDEGYTLDASAEKVKNRMKMIEETLNKLQNKKD from the coding sequence ATGAGCGAATCGAAAACAAATAGTGACCTGTCTTTTGACTTTGATTTTTTAGATAAATTGGTTGTCGGAATTGGTGAAGTATCGCAGATTACTGGTATTCCTCCAAGGCAAATCCGCTATTGGGAAGAAAAAGGAATTATTATAAGTCTCACCGAAGAGGAGGGCAAAAACAGAAGGTACAACTATGAGAACATTAAAAAAATGTTGCTTATTAAAGAACTTTTGGACGAGGGATATACGTTAGACGCATCAGCCGAAAAGGTAAAAAATCGGATGAAGATGATTGAAGAAACGTTGAATAAATTGCAGAATAAAAAAGATTAG
- a CDS encoding ATP-binding cassette domain-containing protein, with amino-acid sequence MGKNGNKLSGGQRQRVALARSLYKNADIIIFDEATSSIDAMSEHLIYQNLKDILEEKTLMAIVHDFSRIKDYDKIIVLHKGQIEALGDHQSLINCGCIPYIQLYDKQFKQDKKIVAA; translated from the coding sequence TTGGGCAAAAATGGTAATAAGTTGTCCGGCGGCCAACGTCAACGTGTAGCACTTGCCAGATCATTATATAAGAACGCCGATATCATAATCTTCGATGAAGCTACAAGTTCAATAGATGCAATGTCTGAGCATCTGATCTATCAAAATCTAAAAGATATCTTAGAAGAAAAGACTTTAATGGCAATTGTTCATGATTTCTCAAGAATCAAAGATTACGATAAAATAATTGTGCTTCACAAAGGACAGATCGAAGCATTAGGTGACCATCAGTCATTAATAAATTGTGGCTGTATACCCTACATCCAATTATATGACAAACAGTTTAAGCAAGATAAGAAAATTGTGGCGGCTTAA
- a CDS encoding MFS transporter, whose product MEQIRLGLKENWRQFTLLVLVNMMVGGMVGLERTVVPLVGTNEFNIKSDVVVFSFIIAFGVVKALTNLISGVLADRYTRKQVLVWGWLVGLPVPFLLAFSPSWNWILFANVLLGISQGLAWSMTVNMKIDLVGRKSRGLAMGLNEAAGYGAVGLTALLTGYLASYYGLRPQPFYIGIVYTIIGLFLSIILVKDTRKYAELEAMELRGTASEDHKGKPSLWWVFRETSMRNRNLFSISQAGLINNLNDGMSWGVFPLLFMSLGVGLEGVGWIKAIYPVVWGVGQIITGPLADRWGRKPLIVWGMFVQVLGHIIIGLAVFDPLQSGLIGSVLLGVGTAMVYPALLAAVSDAAHPSWRASSLGVYRFWRDMGYAVGALMAGIVGNFFGLIWAVHIAGIITFISGVIAWLNMKTTAVND is encoded by the coding sequence GTGGAGCAGATCAGATTAGGGCTTAAAGAAAATTGGAGGCAGTTTACATTACTTGTTCTCGTTAATATGATGGTGGGTGGAATGGTTGGGCTAGAACGCACTGTTGTACCTTTAGTGGGCACCAATGAGTTCAATATAAAGTCCGATGTGGTTGTTTTTTCATTTATCATTGCTTTTGGCGTAGTCAAAGCACTCACGAATCTGATTTCGGGTGTACTAGCCGATCGCTATACCCGCAAACAAGTACTGGTATGGGGATGGTTGGTGGGACTTCCCGTGCCTTTTCTTTTGGCATTTAGTCCCAGTTGGAATTGGATTTTGTTTGCCAACGTGCTACTGGGTATAAGTCAGGGATTGGCTTGGTCAATGACAGTAAATATGAAGATAGACCTGGTTGGTCGTAAGAGCCGTGGCTTAGCCATGGGGTTGAACGAAGCAGCGGGTTATGGGGCGGTAGGATTGACAGCACTTTTGACAGGATATCTGGCTTCTTATTATGGGCTGCGTCCTCAGCCATTTTATATTGGTATTGTTTATACTATTATTGGTTTATTCCTATCAATTATCCTAGTCAAAGATACCCGAAAATATGCGGAGTTGGAGGCTATGGAATTAAGAGGAACGGCTTCAGAGGATCACAAAGGTAAACCAAGCCTGTGGTGGGTATTCAGGGAGACCTCCATGAGAAACAGGAACTTGTTCTCCATTTCGCAGGCCGGATTGATCAACAATCTCAATGACGGAATGTCTTGGGGCGTATTCCCCTTACTGTTTATGTCATTAGGAGTCGGGTTGGAAGGAGTGGGGTGGATCAAAGCCATATACCCCGTTGTATGGGGGGTAGGACAGATTATCACGGGGCCTCTGGCTGATAGATGGGGTCGGAAACCACTTATTGTCTGGGGCATGTTTGTTCAGGTTTTGGGACATATTATCATCGGATTGGCTGTATTTGACCCACTTCAATCCGGATTGATCGGTTCTGTCCTATTAGGGGTTGGTACAGCGATGGTGTATCCGGCTTTGCTAGCAGCGGTAAGTGATGCTGCCCATCCCAGTTGGCGGGCCTCTTCATTGGGCGTGTACCGTTTCTGGCGAGATATGGGGTATGCTGTCGGTGCTTTGATGGCAGGTATAGTCGGCAATTTCTTTGGTCTGATCTGGGCTGTACACATCGCAGGAATCATTACGTTTATCTCGGGGGTGATCGCTTGGTTAAACATGAAGACAACAGCGGTCAACGACTAA
- a CDS encoding MBL fold metallo-hydrolase: MERKNFIKTSVILGTASLAAPLLTIADTKVRVSSHSPSTGTLFFERVFDSTLAQTSYVIASMETKEALVVDPKRDIDTYLDIAKQNGLKITKVTETHIHADYLSGAQELASATGAELILSGETDPDWSYHIPHSPIKDGQQFQLGRIIVEAIHTPGHTPESMTFLLTDLSLSNKPQKALTGDFIFIGDVGRPDLLEKVAQQHGTQDKGARQLFASLQRFSKLHDGIEIWPGHGAGSFCGKALSDAPTSTLKDEKQNSKAFHFKDENSFVKYILDGQPDPPKYFAVMKQQNRLPRPLHIQLPQAAKLSTRQFLKARENGLVIVDTRIPGTVVKGFVPGSLHIEGSNSFATFMGSLLDYSLQFVLISDERSIEDLTRKLTRIGMDNIYGYVADIESLGLPLSSSDTVDKATFKSLLGNKDVQVIDVRSENEYKSGNIPYVENIPFSHLDENLKKINRDKTVIVHCKSGTRANMAYSILKRNGIENVKVYLGTIDEFVTNSH; the protein is encoded by the coding sequence ATGGAAAGAAAAAATTTTATAAAAACAAGTGTTATACTGGGGACGGCTTCCTTGGCGGCTCCACTGTTGACAATTGCAGATACAAAAGTAAGGGTAAGCAGCCATAGTCCAAGTACAGGTACGTTGTTTTTTGAACGTGTTTTTGATTCTACATTAGCACAGACCAGCTATGTGATCGCCAGTATGGAAACCAAAGAAGCTCTCGTAGTCGACCCGAAGCGGGATATTGATACCTATCTCGATATCGCTAAACAGAATGGGTTAAAAATCACAAAAGTTACAGAAACACATATACATGCCGATTATTTAAGTGGTGCTCAGGAACTTGCATCCGCTACGGGGGCGGAATTGATCCTTTCTGGCGAGACAGATCCAGATTGGTCATACCATATTCCACACAGTCCGATCAAAGATGGACAGCAGTTCCAGTTGGGACGTATCATTGTTGAAGCCATACATACCCCAGGGCATACTCCGGAAAGCATGACGTTCCTGCTGACAGATCTTTCGCTTTCTAATAAACCGCAAAAGGCCCTTACAGGAGATTTTATTTTTATCGGTGATGTGGGGCGCCCCGATCTGTTGGAAAAAGTAGCCCAGCAACATGGTACGCAAGACAAGGGAGCTCGACAGTTGTTTGCGTCACTGCAGCGATTCTCAAAACTTCATGATGGGATCGAAATATGGCCCGGCCATGGAGCCGGCTCCTTCTGTGGTAAAGCGCTGAGTGATGCCCCGACCTCTACCCTAAAAGATGAAAAACAAAACAGCAAAGCTTTCCATTTTAAGGATGAAAATAGTTTTGTCAAATATATCTTAGATGGGCAACCCGACCCACCGAAATACTTTGCGGTGATGAAACAGCAAAACAGGTTACCCCGGCCATTACATATTCAACTCCCTCAGGCCGCTAAGTTATCAACAAGACAATTCTTGAAAGCGCGGGAGAATGGATTGGTCATCGTGGACACCCGTATACCAGGTACAGTTGTAAAAGGCTTTGTCCCCGGTAGTCTCCATATTGAGGGAAGCAATTCATTTGCGACATTTATGGGTTCCTTGTTAGATTATAGCTTGCAATTTGTGTTGATCAGCGATGAAAGGAGCATAGAAGATCTAACCCGCAAACTCACCCGTATCGGCATGGATAACATATATGGCTACGTAGCTGATATCGAAAGTTTAGGTCTTCCGCTCTCAAGTTCGGATACCGTTGACAAAGCTACTTTCAAATCCTTATTGGGTAATAAGGACGTTCAGGTAATTGATGTCCGCAGTGAAAATGAATATAAAAGTGGAAATATACCGTACGTTGAAAATATTCCTTTTTCTCATTTGGATGAAAACTTAAAGAAGATCAATAGAGACAAGACCGTTATTGTTCATTGCAAAAGTGGTACACGTGCTAATATGGCTTATTCTATTCTAAAAAGAAATGGAATTGAAAACGTTAAAGTTTATTTGGGTACCATAGATGAATTTGTCACTAATAGTCATTAA
- a CDS encoding metalloregulator ArsR/SmtB family transcription factor, which translates to MNKREFKDKVYTELAKVAKAMANPVRLEIIDLLAQGPFSVEQIANYTGQSIANASQHLQNLKNAKLVTVTRNGNFINYTLASESVYETWVSLRGLGIAFNAEVEKVVSDFRKGHHEDMSAIDAQTLMTMLENDEVILLDVRPEEEYHRGHIHQAMSIPIDKLGDSFKKFPKRKMLVAYCRGPFCVYADEAVALLKEKGYKAVRLEEGYPEWAIKGYPVDLSE; encoded by the coding sequence ATGAATAAAAGAGAATTTAAAGACAAAGTATATACTGAGTTGGCAAAGGTAGCTAAAGCAATGGCTAATCCTGTGCGGTTAGAAATTATCGATCTTTTGGCCCAAGGACCATTTTCTGTCGAACAGATAGCTAATTATACCGGACAGTCTATTGCAAATGCATCCCAACATCTACAAAATCTTAAAAATGCAAAATTGGTGACTGTGACCCGAAATGGGAACTTTATAAACTATACGCTTGCAAGTGAGAGCGTTTATGAAACCTGGGTTTCCCTCCGTGGATTAGGAATCGCTTTCAATGCCGAAGTGGAGAAAGTGGTCAGTGATTTTCGTAAAGGACACCATGAGGATATGTCGGCTATCGATGCTCAAACGTTAATGACCATGCTCGAAAATGATGAGGTAATACTCTTAGATGTCCGACCAGAAGAAGAATATCATAGAGGCCATATTCATCAAGCGATGTCAATTCCTATTGATAAATTGGGCGATTCATTCAAAAAATTCCCCAAACGTAAGATGTTGGTGGCATATTGTCGTGGTCCTTTCTGTGTGTATGCAGATGAGGCCGTAGCCCTGTTGAAAGAAAAAGGATATAAAGCCGTCCGACTAGAAGAAGGGTATCCCGAATGGGCAATCAAAGGATATCCAGTCGATCTTTCTGAATGA
- a CDS encoding STM3941 family protein: MKKETNLYRNEKKTTRLLFSTAGICLLLFIILLYCMGLFDGILRIRALVFSATFLVIMLYFFLKTLISLRDKSALISLDSCYFSGKTTPLSKAFGQGEWSDVTNIQLEKVGGDMLVVVSLHNRAKYKGRLSKIFQKMAYEESTQQLHLTYSASEIDLDAQTLFDLFVSYWDNARSNN; encoded by the coding sequence ATGAAAAAAGAAACAAATTTATATAGAAATGAAAAGAAAACGACAAGGTTGTTATTTTCTACGGCTGGTATATGCCTACTACTTTTTATTATACTTTTATATTGTATGGGACTGTTCGACGGCATCTTGCGAATAAGGGCGCTTGTGTTTTCGGCGACTTTTCTGGTAATCATGCTGTACTTTTTCCTGAAAACGCTTATTAGTTTGCGGGATAAATCAGCTTTGATATCATTAGATTCCTGCTATTTTTCGGGAAAAACAACACCTCTATCCAAAGCTTTTGGTCAGGGAGAATGGTCTGATGTGACTAATATCCAATTAGAAAAAGTTGGTGGTGACATGCTGGTAGTCGTATCTCTGCATAATAGGGCGAAATATAAAGGGCGACTTTCCAAAATTTTTCAAAAAATGGCTTATGAAGAATCTACTCAGCAATTACATCTGACTTATTCAGCTTCTGAGATCGACCTCGATGCACAGACACTTTTTGACCTCTTTGTTAGCTACTGGGACAATGCACGCAGCAATAATTAA